The genomic region GATAATACCTTATTTTTTATTTTGTGAGAGCATACTCCTTACGCTCTTTTTATCCGTATGTTTTTCAGTCGTTATAGATGCGGTATGTTCTACAAGCATCTTTATAGTAAATCCTTGTGTGAAAATAGAAGTAAATACAACAATATATGTCATAGTAACTATAATATCTTTTCCTTGAAATTCAGGAATACATAATACTAAAGCAATAGTGACCCCTCCTTTCATTCCTCCCCATACCATTATAGGTATTGTATTCGGTTCATACTTATAGTTTCGTGGTTTAAATAGTTTCATAATATTAAGAGGAATATACACACTTATCCATCTCGCAAAAATAACAATCAGAAAACTCAATAATCCTATTGATAGATAGCTTAATTTTACTGATATTGTAAGCATTTGTAATGTTATAATGACAAAAATAATTGCATTTAAACATTTATCTATCAATATCCAAAACCGAAATACATACTCGCCAATAGCACCTGATATATAGTGACTACGACCTTCATTGCCAATAATTAACCCGGCTATAACTATTCCTTGTTTAGCTGAAACATGTAATTTATGTGCTAACTGTGTGCCAATAAAAACAATAGCTATCGTTATCAATATCTCTAATTCTATATGGTCGTTACTGGTAAGACGAAGCAAATATAAACCAATATAGCCCAGTACTATACCTAAAATAACACCTCCCCCCACATCAGATAAGAAAACACCTCCTATTTCTAAAAAACCCACTTCTTTATATTCTGTAATATATGCAATATCTAAAAGAGTAAGTGCTAATACCACTGATATTCCATCATTAAAAAGTGATTCTCCAAAAATACGTGTTTCTAAATTCTCTGATAAACCATATTTTTTGATAAGAGAAATAGTTGCCAAAGGATCTACAGGGGAAACCAATGCTCCAAAAACTAAACAATACAAGTACCCTAAGTGGATACCCAAAAAATCTATTAAATAATAAATAGCTGTTCCCACTATAAAAGTAGAAAAAAGAACTCCCAAAACAGAAAGCACTATCACTGTCCATTTTTCTTGTGCTAATTTCTTAAAATC from Chitinophagaceae bacterium harbors:
- a CDS encoding sodium:proton antiporter, which codes for MDPLNIVALFLVISGLFLYINTYHLKLPVSIGLMVLSLVSSLFIILAGALFPVFFNKYESILDTFDYSRVLYDIIITFMLFAGALEIDFKKLAQEKWTVIVLSVLGVLFSTFIVGTAIYYLIDFLGIHLGYLYCLVFGALVSPVDPLATISLIKKYGLSENLETRIFGESLFNDGISVVLALTLLDIAYITEYKEVGFLEIGGVFLSDVGGGVILGIVLGYIGLYLLRLTSNDHIELEILITIAIVFIGTQLAHKLHVSAKQGIVIAGLIIGNEGRSHYISGAIGEYVFRFWILIDKCLNAIIFVIITLQMLTISVKLSYLSIGLLSFLIVIFARWISVYIPLNIMKLFKPRNYKYEPNTIPIMVWGGMKGGVTIALVLCIPEFQGKDIIVTMTYIVVFTSIFTQGFTIKMLVEHTASITTEKHTDKKSVRSMLSQNKK